The following proteins are co-located in the Microbulbifer sp. VAAF005 genome:
- the rlmN gene encoding 23S rRNA (adenine(2503)-C(2))-methyltransferase RlmN encodes MTTEKTNLLGLSVEKLAAFFESLGEKRFRAVQVLKWIHQNGVDDFAEMTNVSKALRQKLTEVAEVRAPEVLNQWDSADGTRKWLIKVSGGNAIETVYIPDGDRGTLCVSSQVGCSLDCSFCATGKQGFNRDLTAAEIIGQVWIACKSFGQLDPKGPRKVTNVVMMGMGEPLLNFDNVVDSMNLMMEDNAYGISKRRVTLSTSGVVPALDRLADVTDVSLAISLHAPNDELRNELVPINKKYPIAVLLDSAKRYIDRMPDTHRKMTIEYTLMREVNDRPEHAEQLAELLKEIPVKINLIPFNPFELSDYQRVSNNALRRFQQILLDKGYTVTVRTTRGDDIDAACGQLAGSVNDRTRRSERYRNAERPVRIVN; translated from the coding sequence ATGACCACAGAGAAAACCAACCTGCTCGGCCTTTCGGTAGAAAAGCTGGCCGCCTTTTTTGAATCATTGGGCGAGAAGCGCTTCCGCGCTGTTCAGGTTTTAAAGTGGATTCACCAGAATGGGGTTGATGATTTTGCTGAGATGACCAATGTCAGCAAGGCCCTGCGTCAAAAGCTGACGGAAGTGGCCGAAGTCCGTGCCCCGGAAGTATTGAATCAGTGGGATTCCGCCGATGGCACACGGAAATGGTTAATTAAAGTCTCCGGTGGCAATGCTATCGAGACTGTCTATATCCCCGATGGCGATCGCGGCACCCTGTGTGTCTCCTCCCAGGTGGGCTGTTCCCTGGATTGCAGTTTTTGTGCAACTGGCAAACAGGGCTTTAACCGCGATTTAACGGCGGCAGAAATTATCGGGCAGGTCTGGATTGCCTGTAAATCTTTCGGTCAATTAGACCCGAAAGGACCGCGTAAGGTCACCAATGTGGTGATGATGGGCATGGGTGAGCCACTGCTCAATTTCGACAATGTGGTTGATTCCATGAACCTGATGATGGAAGACAACGCCTATGGCATTTCCAAGCGCCGCGTCACCCTGTCGACCTCCGGTGTAGTGCCCGCACTGGACCGCCTCGCCGATGTGACCGATGTGAGCCTGGCGATTTCCCTGCATGCGCCCAACGATGAATTGCGCAACGAGTTGGTGCCGATCAATAAAAAATACCCTATTGCGGTGCTACTGGATTCCGCCAAGCGCTACATCGACCGCATGCCGGATACGCACCGTAAAATGACTATTGAATACACGCTGATGCGCGAGGTTAACGACCGCCCGGAGCACGCTGAGCAATTGGCAGAGCTGCTTAAAGAGATTCCGGTGAAAATTAACCTGATTCCCTTTAACCCGTTTGAGTTGTCCGACTACCAGCGAGTGAGTAATAACGCACTGCGTCGCTTCCAGCAGATTTTGCTCGACAAAGGTTATACCGTAACTGTGCGCACTACACGCGGCGATGATATTGATGCGGCCTGTGGCCAGTTGGCCGGCAGTGTTAACGACCGCACCCGCCGCTCCGAGCGCTACCGCAACGCAGAGCGCCCCGTTCGTATTGTTAACTAG
- a CDS encoding cytochrome-c peroxidase translates to MNVEKNQLTRLPAALMKLLVISIFLFMVGCGGGGSSSSDDDSSTETTESDGSSEGSSDSDDDTSSDSEQGIVVSELIANAYSGTSIGLSWEDSEETYSIYRDGELVAETTDNYFVDESLSVNTEYSYWVGVGGFDSESGSVTAKTLVNNTNDGFSNGTDAEAIDKRIVDFDECQNERSAIDVDDDSLDSCLQAVLDEVGMAEQLEDMRAFAARVRSEQDPAMVELGMRLFHSKSLSANGDTACSSCHHPTIGCAGDDLSMSVGVNAVDPDLLGPGRSDGENEVPLVARNAQPICNVALWDNGLFWDNRVLFTDDGSLKTDSRDVTNNTEAAVGTGTLALMMAQAHFPVTDAAEMGDISEFGYDESSDDDLTDYREEYLIPKLNQDSWGALFTAAYGDSEIDFSRIAEAIAAYEGVYIFIDNPFFDYVDGDLTAIDNDAKRGAITYFTPGSGCTACHTGAFFTNQGLRVVNYPQIGIGKEDDGADWGGAVLGGFRVPTLLNAGITGPWGHAGQFGTLERNIEHYAGQADSVSRYFADSEMCDLDQFAELEDCAEKVAPDGLELTEAILEIDGDAALPIDDDEVGFIAAFLEALTDPDAENVNSSATQSLIPPRDGGPDGMQLDAWDEDGNEL, encoded by the coding sequence ATGAACGTTGAAAAAAACCAATTAACTCGATTGCCAGCGGCACTAATGAAGCTGTTGGTCATCTCTATATTTCTTTTTATGGTGGGCTGTGGCGGGGGCGGTTCCTCCAGTAGCGATGACGACTCATCTACAGAGACCACTGAAAGTGATGGTAGCTCGGAAGGTAGTTCTGATTCGGATGATGATACTAGCTCGGACTCAGAGCAGGGGATCGTGGTTTCTGAGTTGATCGCGAACGCCTACTCAGGTACCAGCATAGGGCTTTCCTGGGAAGACTCTGAAGAGACTTACTCCATTTATCGAGATGGTGAATTGGTTGCAGAAACCACTGATAACTATTTCGTGGATGAAAGTCTTTCAGTCAATACCGAATATAGCTATTGGGTTGGTGTCGGAGGCTTTGACAGTGAATCAGGTAGCGTTACTGCAAAGACGCTGGTTAATAACACTAATGATGGTTTCAGTAATGGTACGGATGCAGAGGCTATTGATAAGCGAATAGTTGATTTTGATGAATGCCAAAATGAGCGTTCAGCGATCGATGTGGACGATGACAGCCTCGATAGTTGCTTGCAAGCTGTACTGGATGAGGTAGGCATGGCAGAGCAGCTCGAAGATATGCGCGCCTTTGCTGCACGAGTTAGAAGTGAGCAAGACCCTGCGATGGTTGAGTTGGGCATGCGCCTGTTCCACAGTAAAAGTCTAAGTGCTAACGGCGATACAGCCTGCTCTTCTTGCCACCACCCGACAATAGGCTGTGCTGGTGATGACCTCTCTATGTCTGTTGGGGTTAATGCCGTTGATCCCGATTTGCTTGGCCCTGGGCGCTCCGATGGTGAAAATGAAGTGCCGTTGGTAGCACGTAATGCCCAGCCTATTTGTAATGTGGCGCTCTGGGATAACGGATTGTTTTGGGATAACCGGGTCCTGTTTACCGATGATGGTAGCCTTAAAACGGATTCCAGGGATGTAACTAATAATACCGAAGCGGCGGTTGGTACTGGCACCTTGGCACTGATGATGGCCCAAGCACACTTTCCAGTAACTGATGCCGCTGAGATGGGGGATATTTCTGAATTTGGCTATGATGAAAGTAGCGACGATGATCTCACAGATTACCGTGAAGAGTATCTCATACCAAAGCTCAATCAAGACTCCTGGGGAGCTTTATTTACTGCTGCTTATGGCGATTCTGAAATTGATTTCAGCAGGATCGCAGAGGCAATCGCTGCCTATGAAGGGGTCTATATCTTTATCGATAACCCCTTCTTTGATTATGTCGATGGTGACCTGACTGCAATTGATAACGATGCGAAGCGTGGAGCTATTACTTATTTTACGCCAGGTTCTGGTTGTACTGCTTGCCACACGGGTGCCTTCTTTACCAATCAGGGGTTGAGAGTCGTTAACTATCCACAAATTGGTATTGGTAAAGAGGATGATGGCGCGGATTGGGGCGGGGCCGTACTGGGTGGCTTCCGTGTTCCAACACTGCTCAATGCGGGAATTACTGGTCCCTGGGGCCATGCGGGGCAGTTCGGTACTTTAGAGAGAAATATCGAGCACTACGCTGGTCAAGCGGATTCGGTATCTCGGTATTTCGCCGATAGCGAAATGTGCGATCTGGATCAGTTTGCCGAGCTTGAAGATTGTGCGGAGAAAGTTGCGCCAGACGGCCTGGAACTGACGGAGGCTATTCTGGAGATAGATGGTGATGCAGCGCTCCCCATAGATGACGATGAAGTGGGGTTTATTGCAGCATTTCTTGAAGCACTTACCGATCCGGATGCAGAGAATGTGAATTCAAGCGCAACCCAGTCCCTAATCCCACCTCGTGATGGTGGTCCTGATGGGATGCAGTTGGACGCTTGGGATGAGGACGGCAATGAACTCTAA
- the iscX gene encoding Fe-S cluster assembly protein IscX has protein sequence MKWTDIHDIAIELSEAHEDVDPLTVNFVDLRNWVMALPGFDDDPDRCGEKILEAIQAAWIEEQE, from the coding sequence ATGAAGTGGACTGATATTCACGATATTGCCATAGAGTTGAGCGAAGCTCACGAGGATGTGGACCCACTGACGGTCAACTTTGTCGACCTGCGCAACTGGGTGATGGCGCTGCCCGGATTTGATGACGATCCCGATCGCTGCGGAGAGAAAATCCTCGAAGCGATCCAGGCTGCCTGGATCGAAGAGCAGGAGTAA
- a CDS encoding cytochrome-c peroxidase: MNSVNNKLTQQQTALIKSLFLSLILVMTGCGGGGSSNSDSDSSTETGDTGSDDDSGTGDDTGTGSGQGIIPAELIGNAFSGTSIGLSWESTGDTYAVYRGSERIAETTEGYYVDEGLSVDTEYTYWVTTGDIDNGDETSSVTARTLVNNSNAGLNNGSDADGADNRVSDFDECQNARSAVDIAAGSLDSCLQAVLDDVGMAEQLEDMRAFAARVRSEQDPAMVELGMRLFHNKSLSADNDVSCSSCHHPSMGCGGDNLSMPVGVDPIDANLLGPGRSDGQNEVPLVPRNAQPICNVALWDSGLFWDNRVAINGNGGLRTDSRDVMNNTEDAVGTGTLALMMAQAHFPVTEAAEMGDITQFGYDDTSDDGFTDYREDILAEKLTQDSWGAMFTAAFGDSAINFSRIAQAIASYEAVQIFIDNPFFDYVDGDLTALDNDEKRGAITFMTRNSGCTNCHSGAFFSNQGLRAVSYPQIGVGKDESGNGADLGGNGSGSFRTPTLLNVALTGPWGHAGQFGSLKRNVEHYTGRADSVSQYFTNSEMCDLDQFVGVDECAAKVAPNGQALTEALLAENGDGAVNLDDDEVDLLVAFLEALTDPDAANIGSNAVQSLIPPRDSGPDGMQLDAEDQEGNQL; the protein is encoded by the coding sequence ATGAACTCTGTTAATAATAAATTAACTCAACAGCAAACGGCGCTGATAAAGTCGTTATTTCTATCTTTAATTCTTGTGATGACCGGCTGTGGAGGCGGTGGTTCCTCCAACAGCGATAGTGATTCATCAACGGAGACTGGCGACACGGGAAGCGATGATGATTCTGGTACAGGTGATGATACTGGTACAGGCTCAGGGCAGGGAATCATCCCTGCAGAATTGATTGGCAATGCATTTTCAGGCACCAGTATCGGCCTATCCTGGGAGAGTACTGGAGATACCTATGCGGTTTATCGTGGCAGTGAAAGAATTGCGGAGACCACCGAAGGATACTATGTCGATGAAGGCCTTTCGGTAGATACTGAGTACACATACTGGGTCACTACTGGTGATATTGATAACGGCGATGAAACTTCCAGTGTTACTGCTAGAACATTAGTTAATAACTCGAATGCGGGCCTAAATAATGGCTCCGATGCCGATGGTGCAGATAACCGGGTATCTGATTTTGATGAATGTCAAAATGCACGCTCAGCGGTAGATATTGCTGCTGGCAGTCTGGACAGCTGTTTACAGGCGGTGCTGGATGACGTTGGCATGGCTGAGCAGTTGGAGGATATGCGTGCCTTTGCAGCTCGGGTTAGGAGCGAGCAGGACCCAGCTATGGTGGAGTTGGGGATGCGTTTATTTCACAACAAAAGCCTGAGCGCTGATAACGACGTTTCATGTTCCTCTTGTCATCACCCGTCAATGGGCTGTGGTGGTGATAATTTGTCGATGCCGGTTGGTGTCGACCCCATTGATGCTAATTTGTTAGGTCCGGGTCGCTCTGACGGTCAGAACGAGGTTCCACTTGTGCCGCGCAATGCCCAACCTATCTGTAATGTGGCGCTCTGGGATAGCGGCTTATTCTGGGATAATCGGGTCGCAATAAATGGTAATGGAGGACTTAGAACAGACTCCCGGGATGTTATGAATAATACTGAAGACGCGGTGGGCACCGGCACTCTGGCACTTATGATGGCCCAGGCTCATTTTCCGGTCACTGAAGCTGCGGAGATGGGAGATATAACCCAGTTTGGTTACGATGATACCAGCGATGATGGGTTTACGGATTACCGTGAGGATATTCTTGCTGAAAAATTAACCCAGGACTCTTGGGGCGCGATGTTTACCGCAGCTTTCGGTGACTCGGCAATTAATTTTAGCAGGATTGCGCAGGCTATTGCCTCCTACGAGGCGGTACAAATTTTTATCGACAACCCCTTTTTCGACTATGTCGACGGTGATCTAACAGCCCTTGATAACGATGAAAAGCGTGGGGCTATCACCTTTATGACACGCAATTCAGGGTGTACTAATTGCCACTCAGGTGCCTTTTTCTCTAATCAGGGGTTGAGAGCAGTCAGCTATCCGCAAATTGGTGTTGGCAAGGACGAGAGTGGCAACGGAGCTGATCTCGGCGGGAATGGAAGTGGTAGTTTCCGAACTCCAACCCTGCTTAACGTAGCGCTTACTGGCCCCTGGGGACATGCCGGCCAGTTCGGCAGTTTGAAGAGAAATGTGGAGCATTATACAGGTCGTGCCGATTCTGTTTCCCAGTACTTCACCAATAGTGAAATGTGTGATTTGGATCAATTTGTAGGAGTGGACGAGTGCGCGGCAAAAGTTGCGCCTAATGGCCAAGCTCTCACTGAAGCATTGCTGGCTGAAAATGGTGATGGCGCTGTTAATTTGGACGATGATGAGGTTGATTTACTTGTGGCATTCCTTGAAGCTCTAACTGACCCAGATGCGGCAAATATTGGCTCTAATGCAGTTCAATCGCTGATTCCACCTAGAGACAGTGGTCCGGATGGGATGCAGTTGGATGCAGAAGACCAGGAGGGTAACCAACTCTAA
- the hscA gene encoding Fe-S protein assembly chaperone HscA codes for MALLQISEPGQSPAPHQRKHAVGIDLGTTNSLVATVRSGSAEAIADEQGEVILPSAVHYGAEAITVGAEARACAVEDPYNTMISIKRLMGRGVADIKSFGEQLPYRLAESSGGMPSIETAAGPVNPVQVSAEILKKLAARGREALYGKAGGELDGAVITVPAYFDDAQRQATKDAAQLAGLKVLRLLNEPTAAAVAYGLDKGEEGVIAVYDLGGGTFDISILRLSRGVFEVMSTGGDTALGGDDFDRTIASWIAEQVGLGTDLDAATQRVLLDSACAAKESLSSVEQVEVQYGDWSGVLDRDTMASLLDPLIDKTLRACKRALRDAGISADEVQEVVLVGGSTRTLRVRERVEGYFGRPPHAEIDPDQVVAIGAAIQADVLVGNKSSEELLLLDVIPLSLGIETMGGLAEKLIDRNTTIPVSKAQEFTTFKDGQTAMAIHVVQGERELVSDCRSLARFELRGIPPMVAGAAHIRVTFQVDADGLLSVTAMEKSSGVSADITVKPSYGLEDKDIARMLQESYTHAAEDIALRALREAQVEAERTLESMLVALRENGAQLLDEGELNELEHAMEALRLAHNGGDAEEIRRRIEALNKLSEPFAAKRMDASIKRAMQGHSLDEFDK; via the coding sequence ATGGCATTACTGCAGATTTCTGAACCGGGCCAGAGCCCAGCTCCCCACCAGCGCAAGCATGCAGTGGGTATCGATTTGGGGACCACTAACTCACTGGTAGCGACCGTGCGCAGTGGATCGGCAGAGGCCATTGCCGATGAGCAGGGTGAAGTGATCCTGCCATCAGCGGTGCACTACGGAGCCGAGGCGATTACCGTGGGTGCTGAAGCCCGCGCGTGCGCTGTAGAAGACCCCTACAACACCATGATTTCTATCAAGCGCCTGATGGGGCGAGGTGTTGCGGATATCAAAAGTTTTGGTGAGCAGCTGCCCTATCGCCTGGCCGAGAGCAGTGGCGGTATGCCTTCGATTGAAACTGCAGCCGGACCGGTAAACCCGGTGCAGGTATCGGCAGAAATCCTGAAAAAACTGGCCGCGCGCGGCCGCGAAGCGCTCTATGGCAAAGCGGGCGGTGAGCTGGATGGTGCGGTGATCACCGTGCCGGCCTACTTCGATGATGCCCAGCGCCAAGCGACCAAAGACGCCGCCCAACTGGCGGGCCTGAAAGTCCTGCGCCTGCTCAACGAGCCCACAGCAGCGGCTGTTGCCTACGGCCTGGATAAAGGCGAAGAGGGTGTGATCGCGGTCTATGATCTCGGTGGCGGCACCTTCGATATCTCTATTCTGCGCCTGTCCCGGGGTGTGTTTGAAGTCATGTCTACCGGCGGCGATACAGCCCTTGGTGGCGACGATTTCGATCGCACTATCGCTTCCTGGATCGCCGAGCAAGTGGGATTGGGTACCGATCTCGACGCCGCGACCCAGCGAGTCCTGTTAGACAGCGCCTGTGCTGCGAAAGAATCCCTGTCCAGTGTCGAGCAGGTGGAAGTGCAATACGGCGATTGGTCAGGCGTGCTCGATCGCGACACCATGGCTTCACTGCTGGACCCCCTGATCGACAAAACCCTACGCGCCTGTAAACGCGCCCTGCGCGATGCCGGTATCAGTGCCGATGAGGTGCAGGAAGTGGTTCTGGTGGGTGGCTCCACTCGTACTTTGCGCGTGCGGGAGCGGGTTGAGGGTTATTTTGGCCGTCCCCCCCATGCGGAAATTGACCCCGACCAAGTAGTAGCAATCGGCGCCGCGATTCAGGCTGATGTACTGGTGGGCAATAAGTCCAGCGAAGAACTGCTGCTGTTGGATGTTATTCCCCTTTCCCTCGGGATTGAAACCATGGGCGGCCTCGCGGAAAAACTGATTGATCGCAACACGACCATCCCCGTCTCCAAAGCCCAGGAGTTCACCACTTTTAAAGATGGCCAGACTGCCATGGCGATCCATGTCGTGCAGGGCGAGCGGGAGCTGGTGAGTGACTGTCGCTCACTGGCGCGCTTTGAATTGCGCGGCATACCGCCGATGGTGGCCGGTGCCGCCCATATCCGTGTGACTTTCCAGGTGGATGCTGACGGTCTTTTGTCGGTGACAGCCATGGAAAAAAGCAGTGGTGTCAGTGCCGATATTACGGTTAAACCGTCTTATGGGCTGGAGGACAAGGATATTGCGCGAATGCTGCAGGAATCCTACACCCACGCCGCTGAGGATATCGCCCTGCGTGCCCTGCGCGAGGCCCAGGTAGAAGCGGAGAGAACCCTGGAAAGCATGTTGGTGGCCCTGCGTGAGAACGGTGCCCAGCTGCTGGACGAAGGTGAGTTAAACGAGCTTGAGCACGCGATGGAAGCTCTGCGCCTGGCCCATAACGGCGGCGACGCAGAGGAAATTCGTCGTCGTATCGAAGCCTTGAATAAGCTGTCTGAGCCTTTTGCTGCCAAGCGTATGGATGCCTCCATTAAGCGCGCTATGCAGGGCCACAGCTTGGATGAATTTGATAAATAA
- the pilW gene encoding type IV pilus biogenesis/stability protein PilW, with the protein MSAKFKSLPLLVLLGTLLGGCVTSGGAERKAVNLDKALETHVQLGLRYLRDPDNREQSRRHLNRALELGKKNPLAHHGLALLYQVDGELDIAESHFKKALRYSDGFSMAHTNYGVFLYKQERYKEALKQFEHASTDLTYNRRSFALVNYGRTAARLGLEDKAEGAYARALALNPDLPLALIEMAELKFDAGDYAKSKVYLDQFSEKNRQTPQSLWLGIRIEKVFGNRDKERSYALALKNLYPYSAETLKYQELSGNDG; encoded by the coding sequence GTGTCCGCGAAATTTAAGAGCCTGCCGCTCCTAGTGCTACTCGGTACCCTTTTGGGAGGCTGTGTAACCTCTGGAGGGGCGGAGCGCAAGGCAGTTAATCTGGATAAAGCTTTGGAAACCCATGTCCAGTTGGGGCTTCGCTACTTGAGAGATCCTGATAACAGAGAGCAGTCCCGTCGCCATTTAAACCGTGCTTTGGAATTGGGTAAAAAGAATCCATTGGCACATCATGGCCTGGCGTTGCTCTATCAAGTGGATGGTGAGTTGGATATTGCCGAGTCTCATTTCAAGAAAGCTCTACGCTATAGCGATGGGTTTTCCATGGCTCATACCAACTATGGCGTTTTTCTCTATAAGCAAGAGCGCTATAAAGAAGCCCTCAAGCAGTTTGAGCATGCCTCCACCGATCTCACTTACAACCGCCGCTCTTTTGCCTTGGTCAACTATGGTCGCACGGCTGCACGTCTTGGACTTGAAGACAAGGCGGAAGGGGCTTATGCCAGGGCGTTGGCGTTGAACCCCGATTTGCCATTGGCTCTGATTGAAATGGCCGAACTGAAATTCGATGCCGGTGATTATGCTAAATCCAAAGTTTACCTGGATCAGTTTAGTGAAAAAAACCGCCAGACTCCACAGTCACTATGGCTTGGAATTCGAATAGAAAAAGTATTTGGCAATCGTGACAAGGAGCGCAGTTACGCCCTTGCTTTGAAAAATTTGTACCCGTACTCTGCGGAGACACTGAAATATCAGGAGTTGAGTGGTAATGACGGATAG
- the fdx gene encoding ISC system 2Fe-2S type ferredoxin codes for MPKIVFLPHPEMCPEGKVVEAESGVSVIDAALANDIEIEHACEKACACTTCHVIVREGFDSLEEPDELEEDLLDKAWGLEPESRLSCQAIVEDEDLVVEIPKYTINQVSEKH; via the coding sequence ATGCCGAAGATAGTATTTTTACCCCATCCGGAAATGTGCCCTGAGGGCAAAGTGGTGGAAGCGGAGAGCGGTGTCAGCGTGATCGACGCGGCCCTGGCCAACGATATTGAAATTGAGCACGCCTGTGAAAAAGCCTGTGCTTGTACCACCTGCCACGTCATTGTGCGCGAGGGCTTCGATTCTCTTGAAGAGCCGGACGAGCTTGAAGAGGACCTGCTGGATAAAGCCTGGGGCTTGGAACCGGAGTCTCGCCTGTCCTGTCAGGCGATTGTGGAGGATGAAGACCTGGTGGTCGAGATTCCCAAGTACACCATCAACCAGGTGTCGGAAAAGCACTGA
- the ndk gene encoding nucleoside-diphosphate kinase — MALERTLSIIKPDAVAKNVIGEIESRFEKAGLSIVAMKMVQLSREKAEGFYAEHKERPFFKDLVDFMTSGPVVVQVLEGENAILANRDLMGATNPKEAAAGTIRADFADSIDANAVHGSDSAESAAREVSYFFADDEICARA; from the coding sequence ATGGCCCTGGAGCGTACCCTTTCTATCATCAAGCCGGACGCAGTAGCCAAGAATGTAATCGGTGAAATCGAGAGCCGTTTTGAGAAAGCTGGCCTGAGCATTGTTGCCATGAAGATGGTTCAACTGTCCCGCGAAAAAGCTGAAGGTTTCTACGCTGAGCACAAAGAGCGTCCTTTCTTCAAAGACCTGGTTGACTTCATGACTTCCGGTCCAGTTGTTGTACAGGTTCTGGAAGGCGAGAACGCTATCCTGGCAAACCGCGACCTGATGGGTGCTACCAACCCTAAAGAAGCTGCTGCTGGCACCATCCGCGCTGACTTCGCTGACAGCATCGACGCCAACGCTGTACACGGTTCCGACTCCGCAGAGTCCGCTGCTCGCGAAGTAAGCTACTTCTTCGCCGACGACGAAATCTGCGCGCGCGCTTAA